The following are encoded together in the Pseudomonas sediminis genome:
- a CDS encoding LysE family translocator has protein sequence MYWSEFLTVALIHLLAVASPGPDFAIVVRESVGYGRRAGLFTAFGVGTGILVHVTYSLLGIGLIVSQSIVLFNALKWLAAAYLLYIGIKALRARPADPASAELSLAAGERSGRGAFVTGFITNGLNPKATLFFLSLFTVVINPHTPVAVQAGYGLYLALATAFWFCLVAWLFSQQRVRAGFARMGHWFDRLMGAVLVGIGVKLALTEMH, from the coding sequence ATGTACTGGAGTGAATTTCTCACCGTTGCCCTGATTCATCTGCTGGCGGTGGCCAGCCCGGGGCCGGATTTCGCCATCGTCGTGCGTGAGAGCGTCGGTTACGGTCGCCGCGCCGGGCTGTTCACCGCCTTTGGCGTAGGCACCGGCATTCTGGTGCACGTTACCTATTCGTTGCTGGGTATCGGCCTGATCGTGTCGCAGTCCATCGTTCTGTTCAACGCACTGAAATGGCTGGCGGCGGCTTACCTGCTTTACATCGGCATCAAGGCACTGCGTGCGCGCCCGGCCGACCCGGCCAGTGCCGAGCTGAGCCTGGCCGCCGGCGAGCGCAGCGGCCGTGGTGCGTTCGTTACCGGGTTCATCACCAACGGGCTCAACCCCAAGGCGACGTTGTTCTTCCTTTCCCTGTTCACCGTGGTGATCAATCCGCATACGCCGGTGGCGGTGCAGGCCGGTTACGGCCTTTATCTGGCCCTGGCGACTGCATTTTGGTTCTGCCTGGTGGCCTGGCTGTTCAGCCAGCAACGCGTGCGCGCCGGCTTTGCCCGTATGGGGCACTGGTTCGACCGACTGATGGGCGCGGTGCTGGTGGGGATTGGTGTGAAGCTGGCGCTGACCGAAATGCACTAA
- a CDS encoding class I SAM-dependent methyltransferase translates to MDPRSEVLLRHAELFSGELLLAGLPADDLLGALPQARGWNWHAADQALLSARFADRSHFGTQMPEGDYRAAVLFLPKSRELSDYLLQALASRLAGKPLYLVGEKRGGIERASKQLAAYGKPRKLDSARHCQLWCVEVEQAPPVPDLHALAQSYPLQLADGALEIVTLPGVFAHGRLDRGSALLLEHLDELPNGHMLDFGCGAGVLGAALKRRYPDSELSLLDVDAFALESSRLTLARNGLTANLIAGTGIESAPEGLSAIVSNPPFHQGVHTDYQASENLLSQAARHLIKGGELRLVANSFLKYPPLIERHLGPCRTLADADGFRIYSARR, encoded by the coding sequence ATGGACCCGCGAAGCGAAGTTCTCCTGCGCCACGCCGAGCTATTCAGTGGCGAGCTGTTACTGGCCGGCCTGCCGGCTGACGACCTGCTTGGTGCCCTGCCTCAGGCTCGTGGCTGGAACTGGCATGCCGCTGATCAGGCGCTGCTCTCGGCGCGCTTTGCCGACCGCAGCCACTTCGGCACGCAGATGCCAGAAGGTGACTACCGTGCTGCCGTGCTGTTCCTGCCCAAGTCACGCGAGCTGAGCGACTACCTGCTGCAAGCGCTTGCCTCGCGCCTGGCCGGCAAGCCGCTGTACCTGGTCGGCGAAAAACGTGGCGGTATCGAGCGCGCATCAAAACAGTTGGCAGCCTATGGCAAGCCACGCAAGCTCGACAGCGCGCGGCATTGCCAACTCTGGTGCGTCGAGGTAGAGCAGGCGCCGCCCGTCCCCGACCTGCATGCCCTGGCACAGAGTTATCCACTGCAGTTGGCCGACGGCGCGCTGGAGATCGTTACTCTGCCCGGCGTTTTCGCCCATGGCAGGCTTGATCGGGGTAGCGCGCTACTGCTCGAGCATCTGGATGAACTGCCTAACGGCCACATGCTTGACTTCGGCTGCGGTGCTGGCGTGCTCGGCGCCGCGCTCAAACGGCGTTATCCAGACAGCGAGCTGAGCCTGCTGGATGTCGACGCCTTCGCCCTGGAGAGCAGCCGCCTGACCCTGGCTCGCAATGGCCTGACGGCCAACCTGATCGCTGGCACCGGAATCGAGTCGGCGCCAGAAGGATTGAGCGCCATCGTCAGCAACCCGCCGTTCCATCAAGGCGTGCACACCGACTACCAAGCCAGTGAGAACCTGCTGAGCCAGGCAGCCCGCCACTTGATAAAAGGTGGCGAACTGCGTCTGGTGGCCAACAGCTTCCTCAAATACCCGCCATTGATCGAACGTCATCTGGGCCCGTGCCGCACCCTGGCAGATGCCGATGGCTTTCGCATCTACAGCGCCCGGCGCTGA
- a CDS encoding SOS response-associated peptidase — MCGRYALFRWSPAFAALPGFPTDQKPHWSLAPNGQVLMLRAGEGGAQAAAARWGLTPAWLKDLSKTPAHARAETLAEQPMFREPFRQRRALLPANGFYEWRGGVRKRPYWMSNGDSLMYFAALWELYPVGGQEYLSVALITQAAATLRRPLILDEHEQALWLSHDTSPEQLAALLAKPQVALRERALATLVNDPKLDAPECLTPA, encoded by the coding sequence ATGTGTGGTCGTTATGCCCTGTTCCGCTGGTCGCCCGCTTTTGCGGCGTTGCCCGGCTTTCCCACTGACCAGAAACCACACTGGAGCCTGGCGCCCAACGGCCAGGTGCTGATGCTGCGTGCGGGCGAGGGGGGGGCACAGGCGGCTGCGGCGCGCTGGGGGCTGACGCCCGCCTGGCTCAAGGATCTGTCCAAGACTCCGGCGCATGCGCGTGCTGAAACCCTGGCCGAGCAGCCGATGTTCCGTGAGCCCTTTCGCCAGCGCCGCGCGCTGCTGCCAGCCAACGGCTTCTATGAATGGCGCGGGGGCGTGCGCAAGCGGCCGTACTGGATGAGCAACGGCGATTCGCTGATGTATTTCGCGGCCTTGTGGGAGCTTTATCCGGTTGGTGGGCAGGAGTACCTGAGTGTTGCGCTGATCACCCAGGCGGCCGCCACGCTGCGGCGACCGTTGATTCTCGACGAGCATGAACAGGCGCTGTGGCTGAGCCACGATACGTCGCCCGAGCAGTTGGCGGCGCTGCTGGCCAAGCCGCAGGTTGCGCTGCGTGAGCGCGCACTGGCGACGCTGGTCAACGACCCGAAGCTGGATGCGCCGGAGTGCCTGACGCCGGCTTGA
- a CDS encoding putative signal transducing protein — MQRIYEPENLLEGQMLVDMLASEGVEAHLLGQHLVGAVGELPACGLLGLVVADPHAERARTLIAEYNAAQPVPGDEPESFQGVLLC; from the coding sequence ATGCAACGAATCTACGAACCGGAAAACCTTCTGGAAGGGCAGATGCTGGTGGACATGCTGGCTAGTGAAGGTGTCGAGGCGCACTTGCTCGGTCAGCATCTGGTCGGTGCGGTGGGTGAGCTGCCGGCATGCGGCCTGCTTGGTTTGGTCGTCGCTGATCCTCACGCTGAACGGGCGCGCACGCTGATCGCTGAGTACAATGCGGCGCAACCTGTGCCTGGTGATGAGCCAGAGTCCTTTCAGGGCGTGTTGCTCTGTTGA
- the proB gene encoding glutamate 5-kinase translates to MRDKVTGARRWVVKIGSALLTADGRGLDRAAMAVWVKQMVALREQGVELVLVSSGAVAAGMSRLGWTSRPSAMHELQAAAAIGQMVLVQAWESSFAEHGRRTAQILLTHDDLSDRKRYLNARSTLRTLVDLDVVPVINENDTVVTDEIRFGDNDTLAALVANLVEADLLVILTDRDGMFDADPRHNPDAKLIHEARADDPALDAVAGGVGGALGRGGMQTKLRASRLAARSGAHTVIVGGAIEQVLARLKGGERLGTLLAPERGLLAARKQWLAGHLQTRGTLVLDAGAVKALSQDRKSLLPVGVKAVQGSFRRGEMVVCVSPDGREIARGLVNYSALEAQKIIGQPSDAIEKLLGYVDEPELVHRDNLILV, encoded by the coding sequence ATGCGTGACAAGGTGACCGGCGCGCGGCGCTGGGTGGTGAAGATCGGCAGTGCGCTGCTGACCGCTGACGGGCGTGGCCTGGATCGTGCGGCCATGGCGGTGTGGGTCAAGCAGATGGTCGCGCTGCGTGAGCAGGGCGTGGAACTGGTGCTGGTGTCCTCCGGCGCTGTGGCGGCCGGTATGAGCCGCCTGGGCTGGACCAGCCGACCTAGTGCGATGCACGAGCTGCAGGCTGCCGCCGCGATCGGTCAAATGGTGCTGGTGCAGGCCTGGGAATCCAGTTTTGCCGAGCACGGCCGCCGTACTGCGCAGATTCTCCTGACGCACGATGATCTGTCCGACCGCAAACGCTACCTGAACGCGCGCAGCACCTTGCGCACGCTGGTCGATCTCGACGTGGTGCCGGTGATCAACGAGAACGACACGGTGGTCACTGACGAGATTCGCTTTGGTGACAACGACACCCTGGCTGCGTTGGTGGCCAATCTGGTCGAAGCCGATCTGCTGGTTATCCTCACCGATCGCGACGGTATGTTTGATGCCGACCCGCGGCACAATCCCGATGCCAAGCTGATTCACGAGGCCCGTGCGGATGATCCGGCGCTGGATGCAGTGGCTGGTGGTGTCGGTGGCGCACTGGGTCGTGGTGGCATGCAGACCAAGCTGCGTGCATCGCGTCTGGCTGCGCGCTCTGGCGCGCATACCGTTATCGTCGGCGGCGCCATCGAGCAGGTGCTGGCCCGCCTCAAAGGCGGCGAGCGCCTGGGTACGTTGTTGGCCCCCGAGCGTGGCCTGCTGGCGGCCCGCAAGCAATGGCTGGCCGGTCACCTGCAAACGCGCGGAACCCTGGTGCTGGACGCCGGTGCGGTGAAGGCGCTGAGCCAGGATCGCAAGAGCTTGCTGCCGGTGGGCGTGAAGGCGGTGCAGGGCAGTTTCCGCCGCGGCGAGATGGTGGTCTGCGTATCGCCTGACGGCCGCGAGATTGCCCGTGGCCTGGTCAACTACAGCGCGCTGGAGGCGCAGAAGATCATCGGCCAGCCGTCCGATGCCATCGAGAAGCTGCTGGGCTATGTCGATGAGCCGGAGTTGGTGCACCGGGATAATCTCATCCTGGTTTGA
- a CDS encoding ketosteroid isomerase-related protein encodes MSLDDRKKLVCQHIDLTWNKGRLALAEQLHSRDFLYKSSFMGRPLDSAGFARMVQDIRYAMPDLQIVVEECVAEGYKVVTWSTLIGTIEKPALGYPPSDKVLSISAMAFWTLTPSNEIQEICTMFDMESFRAQLGLQPRPFAETALP; translated from the coding sequence ATGTCATTGGATGATCGCAAGAAGCTGGTGTGCCAGCACATCGACCTGACCTGGAACAAGGGGCGCCTGGCCCTGGCCGAACAGCTGCACAGTCGCGACTTTCTCTACAAGAGCTCGTTCATGGGTCGCCCACTCGACAGCGCCGGCTTCGCCCGGATGGTGCAGGACATCCGCTACGCCATGCCGGACCTGCAGATCGTGGTCGAGGAGTGCGTCGCCGAAGGCTACAAGGTGGTGACCTGGAGCACGCTGATCGGCACCATCGAAAAACCCGCGCTGGGCTATCCGCCCAGCGACAAGGTGCTGAGCATCTCGGCCATGGCCTTCTGGACACTGACGCCCAGCAATGAGATTCAGGAAATCTGCACCATGTTCGACATGGAAAGCTTCCGTGCCCAATTGGGCCTGCAACCCCGCCCCTTCGCCGAAACGGCGCTACCCTGA
- a CDS encoding 2-hydroxyacid dehydrogenase, with the protein MSKSPRAVFLDHASLDLGDLDMQPLHQAFAELTLHAHTRPDQVAERLQGAQVAISNKVPLDAATFAACPELKLVLVAATGTNNVDLKAASAHGVTVCNCQGYGTPSVAQHTLMLLLALATRLPDYQRDIAAGRWQQASQFCLLDHPIVELEGKTLGMLGHGELGGAVARLAEALGMRVLLGQLPGRPARADRLPLHELLPQVDALTLHCPLNEQTRNMIGAEELALMKPRAFLINTARGGLVDEQALADALRSGHLGGAATDVLLQEPPKDGNPLLAADIPRLIITPHSAWGSQEARQRIVGQMVENAAGFFAGAPLRVVG; encoded by the coding sequence ATGAGCAAAAGTCCCCGCGCCGTCTTCCTCGATCACGCCTCTCTCGACCTTGGCGACCTCGACATGCAACCGTTGCATCAGGCCTTCGCCGAGCTGACCCTGCACGCGCACACGCGTCCGGATCAGGTCGCCGAACGCCTGCAAGGCGCCCAGGTCGCCATCAGCAACAAGGTGCCGCTGGACGCAGCCACCTTCGCCGCCTGCCCCGAGCTGAAGCTGGTGCTGGTGGCCGCCACCGGCACCAATAACGTCGACCTCAAAGCCGCCAGCGCCCACGGCGTGACCGTCTGCAATTGCCAGGGCTATGGCACGCCATCCGTGGCGCAGCACACCCTGATGCTGTTGCTGGCCCTGGCCACGCGACTGCCCGACTACCAGCGCGATATCGCCGCAGGCCGCTGGCAACAAGCCAGCCAGTTCTGCCTGCTCGACCACCCCATCGTCGAGCTCGAAGGCAAGACTCTGGGCATGCTCGGCCATGGCGAACTGGGCGGCGCCGTTGCTCGTCTGGCCGAAGCCTTAGGCATGCGCGTGCTACTCGGTCAACTGCCGGGCCGGCCCGCGCGCGCTGATCGCCTGCCGTTGCATGAACTACTGCCACAGGTCGATGCCCTGACCCTGCACTGCCCACTCAACGAGCAGACACGCAATATGATCGGCGCCGAAGAGCTGGCACTGATGAAGCCGCGCGCATTTCTGATCAACACCGCACGCGGCGGCCTGGTCGACGAACAGGCGCTGGCTGATGCTCTGCGCAGCGGCCATCTCGGCGGCGCGGCAACCGACGTACTGCTGCAGGAGCCGCCCAAGGACGGCAACCCGCTGCTGGCCGCAGACATTCCGCGTCTGATCATCACCCCACACAGCGCCTGGGGCAGCCAGGAAGCCCGCCAGCGCATCGTCGGGCAGATGGTCGAGAACGCAGCCGGCTTCTTCGCCGGTGCGCCGCTGCGAGTCGTCGGGTAA
- a CDS encoding 1-acyl-sn-glycerol-3-phosphate acyltransferase, which produces MMGAFDAIRPYADAEVRPVLARLLADPAFLGTLTRFRFPRLAGPLGWLLKPLIAARLRSEFADIDSVAGLQEKIEPYIDRTIEHASDGISYSGLEHLQPGKPYLYLANHRDIVMDPAFVNYAVYHAGLQTPRIAIGDNLLQRPFVSDLMRLNKSFIVHRSISGRREKLAAYQLLSAYINHSIREDGESIWIAQAEGRAKDGDDRTDSAILKMFHMSRKDEPFAAVIDSLNLIPVSISYEYDPCDLAKARELCVRAATGSYTKAPGEDDASIALGITGYKGRVHLHFSPPVAGLEDTKQLAQEMDRHILGQYRLFPVHYLAYAMWEGREAELNVPAASEVFDAAELAKAEAQWNKRLAACSAEEKPFLILQYANPVRNQYRIKAGLPL; this is translated from the coding sequence ATGATGGGCGCATTCGATGCCATCCGACCCTATGCCGATGCAGAAGTGCGCCCCGTACTGGCGCGCCTGCTCGCCGACCCGGCGTTTCTCGGTACCCTCACCCGTTTCCGCTTTCCGCGCCTGGCCGGGCCATTGGGCTGGCTGCTCAAGCCGCTGATCGCCGCACGCCTGCGCAGCGAGTTCGCCGATATCGACTCGGTCGCTGGCCTGCAGGAAAAGATCGAGCCCTACATCGACCGTACCATCGAGCATGCCAGTGATGGCATCAGCTACTCCGGCCTGGAGCACCTGCAGCCCGGCAAGCCTTACCTGTACCTGGCCAACCACCGCGATATCGTCATGGACCCGGCCTTCGTCAACTACGCCGTCTACCATGCAGGCCTGCAGACGCCACGTATCGCCATCGGCGACAACCTGTTGCAGCGCCCTTTCGTCAGCGACCTGATGCGCCTGAACAAGAGTTTCATCGTGCACCGCTCGATCAGCGGACGACGCGAGAAGCTGGCGGCTTATCAATTGCTCTCGGCCTATATCAACCACTCGATCCGCGAAGATGGCGAGTCGATCTGGATCGCCCAGGCCGAAGGGCGCGCCAAGGACGGTGACGACCGTACCGATTCGGCCATCCTCAAGATGTTCCATATGAGCCGCAAGGACGAACCGTTCGCCGCGGTCATCGACTCGCTCAACCTGATCCCGGTGTCGATCAGCTACGAGTACGATCCCTGCGACCTGGCCAAGGCCCGCGAACTCTGCGTGCGCGCCGCCACGGGCAGCTATACCAAGGCGCCGGGCGAAGACGACGCCAGCATCGCCCTGGGCATCACCGGCTACAAAGGGCGCGTGCATCTGCACTTCAGTCCGCCTGTCGCCGGCCTGGAAGACACCAAGCAGCTTGCCCAGGAGATGGATCGTCACATTCTCGGCCAGTATCGCCTGTTCCCTGTGCACTACCTGGCCTACGCAATGTGGGAAGGCCGCGAGGCAGAGCTGAACGTGCCGGCAGCAAGCGAAGTATTCGATGCCGCGGAACTGGCCAAGGCCGAAGCGCAGTGGAACAAGCGCCTGGCCGCCTGCAGCGCCGAGGAAAAACCGTTCCTGATCCTGCAGTACGCCAACCCGGTGCGAAACCAGTATCGGATCAAGGCGGGTCTGCCTCTGTAA
- a CDS encoding CPXCG motif-containing cysteine-rich protein, protein MLESESYYCPYCGEPAEALLDLSAGDQSYIEDCPVCCRPIEFELRTDGTEWELDVRAEND, encoded by the coding sequence ATGCTGGAAAGCGAGTCGTATTATTGCCCCTATTGCGGTGAGCCGGCCGAAGCGCTGCTGGATCTGTCGGCTGGGGACCAGTCTTACATCGAAGACTGTCCTGTGTGCTGCCGGCCGATCGAGTTCGAGCTGCGCACGGATGGCACCGAGTGGGAGTTGGACGTTCGTGCGGAGAACGATTGA
- a CDS encoding TMEM165/GDT1 family protein: MESLFVPTLIVALAEIGDKTQLLALLLAARFRKPWPIIWGIVVATLANHFAAGAVGNWVAGFFSPATLSWILAASFVAVAAWTLVPDKLDDDEESGLKKYGPFLTTLIAFFLAEMGDKTQVATVMLAAQYPHFILVVLGTTLGMLLANVPVVLAGNFAAERLPLTLIRRLAACAFAALAIYAGYQAMKLSGLI, translated from the coding sequence CTGGAATCGCTGTTCGTCCCCACCCTGATCGTTGCCCTCGCCGAAATCGGCGACAAGACCCAGTTGCTCGCACTGCTGCTGGCCGCCCGCTTTCGCAAGCCATGGCCGATCATCTGGGGCATCGTCGTCGCCACCCTGGCCAACCATTTCGCGGCTGGCGCTGTGGGTAACTGGGTTGCCGGTTTCTTCTCACCCGCCACCCTGAGCTGGATTCTCGCGGCCAGCTTCGTCGCCGTAGCGGCCTGGACCCTGGTGCCAGACAAACTGGACGACGACGAGGAATCCGGCCTGAAGAAATACGGTCCCTTCCTCACCACCCTGATCGCCTTCTTCCTCGCCGAGATGGGCGACAAGACTCAGGTCGCGACCGTGATGCTGGCGGCGCAGTATCCGCACTTCATTCTGGTGGTGCTCGGCACCACGCTGGGCATGCTGCTGGCCAACGTACCGGTGGTACTGGCGGGCAACTTCGCAGCCGAGCGCCTGCCATTGACGCTGATTCGCCGCCTCGCGGCCTGTGCCTTCGCCGCCCTGGCAATCTATGCCGGCTATCAGGCAATGAAACTCAGCGGCCTGATATGA
- a CDS encoding IS1182 family transposase — translation MGYIQGEGRQQSSLFPPTLEELVPEDHLVRVIEAYVARLDLQALGFSKAEPLKTGRPGYDPADLLKLYLYGYFQRIRSSRRLEAECQRNVEVMWLLGRLAPDFKTIADFRKDNSAAFQATCRTFVQFCRQVGLISGQLVAIDGSKFQAVASQRKHLSLTKLKRQQGKLEAQIARYLAELGEADRSEAAEVVDRSAVKAALQQLESRHADNLTAQALMEVQGLEQFVVGESEARMMRTHQGARVAYNVQNAVDGEHGLIVHHAVTQGSSDNQQLEPMAKAAQAILAQEDLTVTADAGYSSGEQFQACDDAGITAYVPENRGINNKGDDTPLFDRSAFSYDAENDQYQCPAGQWLPLKQVNGLQRIYALRGDCTACPLKSRCTKAKRRQVTRHVHEAAFERMHQRMQVHPEMMVRRRSIVEHPFGNLKQWILGNGRFLLRQLQGARTEMALAVNAYNLKRAINVMGARRLIELLG, via the coding sequence ATGGGCTACATCCAGGGCGAAGGTCGTCAGCAAAGCAGCCTGTTTCCTCCCACATTGGAGGAGCTGGTGCCGGAGGATCACCTGGTACGGGTGATCGAGGCCTATGTCGCCCGCCTGGATCTGCAGGCTCTGGGTTTCAGCAAGGCCGAACCACTCAAGACTGGACGTCCTGGCTATGATCCAGCGGATCTACTCAAGCTTTATCTGTACGGTTACTTCCAGCGCATCCGCTCCTCCCGGCGCCTGGAAGCTGAGTGCCAACGCAATGTCGAGGTGATGTGGCTGCTGGGCCGATTGGCACCGGATTTCAAGACCATTGCTGATTTTCGCAAGGACAACAGCGCTGCTTTTCAGGCGACCTGCCGCACCTTCGTCCAGTTCTGTCGCCAGGTGGGGCTGATCAGTGGGCAACTCGTGGCCATCGATGGCAGCAAGTTTCAGGCGGTAGCGTCGCAACGCAAGCACCTGAGCCTGACGAAGCTCAAGCGTCAACAAGGCAAGCTGGAGGCGCAGATCGCCCGTTATCTGGCCGAACTGGGCGAGGCTGACCGCAGTGAGGCCGCTGAAGTGGTTGATCGCAGTGCGGTCAAGGCTGCACTGCAGCAGCTGGAGAGCCGACATGCCGATAACCTGACAGCCCAGGCGTTGATGGAGGTACAGGGGCTGGAGCAGTTCGTCGTGGGTGAGAGCGAGGCGCGCATGATGCGTACCCACCAGGGGGCTCGCGTGGCTTATAACGTGCAAAACGCGGTGGATGGCGAGCATGGGCTGATCGTGCATCATGCTGTCACTCAGGGCAGCAGCGATAACCAGCAACTGGAACCTATGGCCAAGGCCGCCCAGGCGATCCTGGCGCAGGAAGATCTGACGGTTACAGCCGATGCGGGCTACTCCAGTGGTGAGCAGTTTCAAGCGTGTGATGATGCTGGGATTACGGCCTATGTGCCGGAGAATCGGGGCATAAATAACAAGGGCGACGACACGCCGCTATTCGATCGCAGCGCCTTCAGCTACGACGCAGAAAACGACCAGTACCAATGCCCTGCAGGCCAATGGTTACCGCTCAAGCAGGTAAACGGCCTACAGCGCATTTATGCTCTACGCGGCGACTGCACGGCTTGTCCATTGAAATCACGCTGCACCAAGGCTAAACGTCGACAAGTGACTCGGCATGTCCATGAGGCCGCATTCGAGCGCATGCATCAGCGGATGCAGGTGCATCCAGAGATGATGGTCAGGCGCCGATCCATCGTCGAACATCCCTTCGGCAACCTGAAGCAATGGATTTTGGGTAATGGTCGCTTCCTGCTCCGACAACTGCAGGGCGCTCGGACGGAAATGGCCCTGGCGGTCAACGCCTACAACCTGAAGCGTGCCATCAATGTGATGGGTGCCCGTCGGCTGATCGAGCTGTTGGGGTAA
- a CDS encoding M48 family metallopeptidase, which translates to MSKVLYLSGLAAAVLLAGCQAVNTTSGGAVGVERKQYMFSMLSADEVNQMYAQSYQQTLSEASSKGVLDKTSNNAKRLQTVANRLIPQAPRFRPDAANWQWEVNLIKSPELNANCGPGGKIIFYSGIIEQLKLSDDEIAAIMGHEMAHALREHSREAMSKAYGIQVAKQGAGALLGLGESGMALADTVVQYSLTLPNSRGNENEADLIGLELAARAGYDPNAAISLWQKMEAAGGGAPPEFMSTHPSSSSRIASLQAAIPKVMPLYEQAKAGR; encoded by the coding sequence ATGAGCAAGGTTCTATATCTGAGTGGCCTGGCGGCGGCCGTGCTGCTGGCAGGTTGTCAGGCCGTCAATACCACCAGTGGTGGTGCGGTTGGCGTAGAGCGCAAGCAGTACATGTTCAGCATGTTGTCAGCTGATGAAGTCAATCAGATGTACGCTCAGTCCTATCAGCAGACGCTGAGCGAGGCATCGAGCAAGGGCGTGCTGGACAAGACCAGCAACAATGCCAAGCGTCTGCAGACCGTTGCCAATCGCCTGATTCCGCAGGCGCCGCGTTTTCGCCCGGATGCCGCCAACTGGCAATGGGAGGTCAACCTGATCAAGAGTCCCGAGCTCAACGCCAACTGTGGCCCGGGCGGCAAGATCATTTTCTACAGCGGAATCATCGAGCAACTGAAGCTCAGCGATGATGAAATCGCTGCAATCATGGGCCACGAGATGGCGCATGCCCTACGCGAACACAGCCGTGAGGCGATGTCCAAGGCCTATGGCATTCAGGTCGCCAAGCAGGGTGCCGGCGCTTTGCTCGGTCTCGGTGAGAGCGGCATGGCTCTGGCCGATACAGTAGTGCAGTACAGCCTGACGCTACCCAACAGCCGCGGTAACGAGAACGAGGCTGATCTGATTGGTCTCGAATTGGCTGCTCGCGCGGGTTATGACCCGAATGCGGCCATCAGTCTGTGGCAGAAAATGGAGGCCGCCGGTGGTGGTGCGCCGCCCGAGTTCATGAGCACTCACCCGTCCTCCAGCAGCCGTATCGCTTCGCTGCAGGCGGCGATTCCCAAGGTGATGCCGCTGTACGAGCAGGCCAAGGCCGGGCGCTAA
- a CDS encoding CreA family protein translates to MRLFKGCVLSLLVLPGLAMAETIGEVSTVFKWVGPNDKIVVEAFDDPKVDGVTCYLSRAKTGGVKGGLGLAEDRAEASIACRQVGPIAFKGKLKDGEEVFKERTSLVFKTMQVVRFFDAKRNTLVYLVYSDRVIEGSPQNAVTAIPILPWGQQ, encoded by the coding sequence ATGCGTCTATTCAAGGGATGTGTGCTGAGCCTGCTGGTGCTACCTGGCCTGGCAATGGCCGAAACCATCGGTGAGGTGTCGACGGTATTCAAATGGGTAGGGCCGAACGACAAGATCGTCGTCGAAGCTTTCGATGACCCCAAGGTCGACGGTGTGACCTGCTACTTGTCGCGCGCCAAGACAGGCGGCGTGAAGGGTGGCTTGGGCCTGGCCGAGGATCGCGCCGAGGCCTCCATTGCCTGCCGCCAGGTCGGCCCCATTGCCTTCAAGGGCAAGCTCAAGGACGGCGAAGAGGTGTTCAAGGAGCGCACCTCGCTGGTGTTCAAGACCATGCAGGTGGTGCGTTTCTTCGACGCCAAGCGCAACACGCTGGTGTATCTGGTCTACAGCGACCGGGTGATCGAGGGCAGCCCGCAGAATGCGGTGACGGCCATTCCGATCCTGCCCTGGGGTCAGCAATAA